A single Patagioenas fasciata isolate bPatFas1 chromosome 29, bPatFas1.hap1, whole genome shotgun sequence DNA region contains:
- the AP1S1 gene encoding AP-1 complex subunit sigma-1A, with product MMRFMLLFSRQGKLRLQKWYLATPDKDKKKMVRELMQVVLARKPKMCSFLEWRDLKVVYKRYASLYFCCAIEGQDNELITLELIHRYVELLDKYFGSVCELDIIFNFEKAYFILDEFVMGGEIQDTSKKSVLKAIEQADLLQEEDESPRSVLEEMGLA from the exons ATG atGCGCTTCATGCTCCTGTTCAGCCGCCAGGGGAAGCTGCGCCTCCAAAAGTGGTACCTGGCCACCCCCGATAAGGACAAGAAGAAGATGGTTCGGGAGCTCATGCAGGTGGTTTTGGCCCGAAAACCCAAAATGTGCAGCTTTTTGGAGTGGAGGGACCTCAAAGTCGTCTACAAAAG gtacGCCAGCCTGTACTTCTGCTGCGCCATCGAGGGCCAGGACAACGAGCTCATCACGCTGGAGCTGATCCACCGCTACGTCGAGCTGCTCGACAAGTATTTCGGCAGC GTATGCGAGCTGGACATCATCTTCAACTTCGAGAAGGCCTATTTCATCCTGGACGAGTTCGTCATGGGGGGCGAGATCCAGGACACCTCCAAAAAGAGCGTCCTCAAGGCCATCGAGCAGGCGGACCTGCTGCAGGAG gaGGACGAGTCCCCCCGCAGCGTCCTGGAGGAAATGGGGCTGGCGTAG
- the VGF gene encoding neurosecretory protein VGF, with product MAPPPRPLRIVALLLSISLLVQSRPQPSSPRPSPDPQRFGGVPTPPSPNPTDPQPHLGLTKRSAPIGTHNEVLKELEELGRLRAEAKRDRQRDRDLERDRGWPSSRQLRQQQSLEHRLLERRYQELAESRRQAEAARKAAVEEERLADLASDLLLRYLLHGPGVAVEEDKRSEEEEEEEEEAPEDEEEEMEEGNDGLEGNGGYDGDGFNDGLEDNGGLEDNGGLEDNGRFKVNKGFKVNKGFKVNDGFEDNGGLEDNGGFEGNGGFKVNRGFDGNGGFKVNRGFKVNRGFDGNGGFKVNRDFKGNKGFKGNEGLEDNGGFKVNNGFEDNDGFKVSRGFDGNGGFKVKSFKGNEGLEDNGVFKVNDGFEGKRGFKVNRGFKGNDGFEDNEGFKVNRGFDGNGGFKVNDGFKVNDGFKVNDGFKVNDGFKVNDDFEGNGGLEDNEILPRGNEMFPRGNELPGGDNEMLGGSNEIQGGSNEVPAPQDPAEVDDLDPGTIDQLIELSSKLHLPADDVVDIIHDVEQKRKMEATVGAPPKLIRPPPRPPHPRIRPLLLSNQLPGRTFLPRPQRPPPPLQNYLERVWGRGPPRGFP from the coding sequence TCGCCCTCCTCCTCTCCATCAGCCTCTTGGTCCAAAGCCGCCCCCAACCCTCATCCCCACGCCCCTCCCCGGACCCCCAacgttttgggggggtcccaacaCCCCCCTCACCCAACCCCACCGACCCCCAACCCCACTTGGGCTTAACGAAGCGTTCAGCACCCATTGGGACCCACAACGAGGTGTTGAAGGAGCTGGAAGAACTCGGGCGTCTCCGCGCCGAAGCCAAACGGGACCGGCAACGCGACCGTGACCTTGAGAGGGACCGGGGGTGGCCAAGTTCACGGCAGCTCCGGCAACAGCAGAGTTTGGAGCATCGGTTGTTGGAACGGCGCTACCAGGAGTTGGCCGAGAGCCGGCGTCAAGCGGAAGCGGCTCGGAAAGCGGCGGTGGAAGAGGAACGCTTGGCGGATTTGGCGTCCGATCTCTTGCTCCGGTATCTTCTGCATGGACCCGGTGTGGCCGTGGAGGAGGATAAGAGGtcggaagaggaggaggaggaagaggaagaggcgcccgaggatgaggaggaggagatggaggaagGCAACGATGGGTTGGAAGGCAACGGGGGGTATGATGGTGATGGGTTCAATGATGGCTTGGAGGACAACGGGGGGTTGGAGGACAATGGAGGCTTGGAGGACAATGGGCGCTTCAAGGTTAACAAGGGGTTCAAGGTCAACAAGGGGTTCAAGGTCAATGATGGGTTTGAAGACAACGGGGGCTTGGAGGACAACGGGGGCTTTGAAGGCAACGGGGGCTTCAAGGTCAACAGGGGCTTTGATGGCAATGGGGGCTTCAAGGTCAACAGGGGCTTCAAGGTCAACAGGGGCTTTGATGGCAATGGGGGCTTCAAGGTCAACAGGGACTTCAAGGGCAACAAGGGCTTCAAGGGCAACGAGGGCTTGGAGGACAACGGGGGCTTCAAGGTCAACAATGGGTTTGAAGACAACGATGGGTTCAAGGTCAGCAGGGGCTTTGATGGCAACGGGGGCTTCAAGGTCAAGAGCTTCAAGGGCAACGAGGGCTTGGAGGACAACGGGGTCTTCAAGGTCAACGATGGGTTTGAAGGCAAGAGGGGCTTCAAGGTCAACAGGGGCTTCAAGGGCAACGATGGGTTTGAAGACAACGAGGGGTTCAAGGTCAACCGGGGCTTTGATGGCAATGGGGGCTTCAAGGTCAACGACGGCTTCAAGGTCAACGATGGGTTCAAGGTCAACGATGGGTTCAAGGTCAACGATGGGTTCAAGGTCAACGACGACTTTGAGGGCAACGGTGGCTTGGAAGACAACGAGATCCTCCCAAGGGGCAACGAGATGTTCCCAAGGGGCAACGAGCTCCCGGGGGGGGACAACGAGATGTTGGGAGGATCCAATGAGATCCAGGGGGGGTCTAACGAAGTACCCGCCCCCCAAGACCCGGCCGAGGTCGATGACCTTGACCCTGGGACCATCGACCAATTGATTGAGCTGTCCAGCAAGCTCCACCTCCCGGCGGATGACGTAGTCGACATCATCCATGACGTGGAGCAGAAGCGCAAGATGGAGGCGACGGTGGGGGCCCCCCCGAAACTCATCCGAccccccccaaggcccccccacCCTCGGATCCGCCCTTTGCTCCTGTCCAATCAGCTGCCGGGACGGACTTTCCTGCCCCGCCCCCAACGCCCACCACCCCCACTGCAGAATTATCTGGAGAGGGTTTGGGGaaggggacccccccgggggttCCCGTga